The following proteins are co-located in the Dromiciops gliroides isolate mDroGli1 chromosome 2, mDroGli1.pri, whole genome shotgun sequence genome:
- the EXD1 gene encoding piRNA biogenesis protein EXD1, translated as MDPSTDYHFLNQILGRRVKITLVCGIFQGVLQHVDPSKIIVLKKVKNLETGRSVPGVKMFFGHEIMNVELLDDVEQGVGEKIASVRDSLNTEGTRMDKVKEADQSMNDSISPSLESHTITLLNDLKYSPSDEEDVTYIVVNQFQQKFGSAMLHIKKQSVLSVAAEGVNLCRHGKLCWLQVATSSRVYLFDIFLLGSRAFNNGLQMVLEDRKILKVIHDCRWLSDCLSHQYGIVLSNVFDTQVADVLQFSMETGGFLPHCISTLQESLIRHLKMSPKCVSFLDDKRKMVQENPEIWFLRPLPPSLLKVLALETTYLLPLRLLLLDEMMSDLTTLVDAYLNTYREGSGDLLGGTEPSCMELPEELRQLMDFQRLRRERAMKDYKTNAEGLLVRPQLIYPKEKAMEEEGKQKSTRGSLPFEEAMLPKALDLEYLKPQQAQEDTCLQKQETKYDGKQVRTKHQHSSSTEEAETGDSTTKTLSCLGLQGSKDVKVTRKEQTDTPKQSQSSMSLQEKIELLLMGGKEDN; from the exons ATGGATCCCAGCActgattatcatttcttaaaCCAGATTTTGGGTAGAAGGGTGAAAATCACTTTAGTCTGTGGCATCTTTCAGGGAGTGCTTCAACATGTGGACCCTAGCAAGATTATTGTTCTGAAAAAAG TCAAGAATTTGGAGACTGGCCGAAGTGTCCCAGGAGTGAAGATGTTTTTTGGCCATGAGATTATGAATG tggaactGCTGGATGATGTGGAACAAGGAGTAGGAGAAAAGATAGCTTCTGTCAG GGATAGCCTAAATACAGAAGGAACAAGGATGGACAAAGTGAAAGAAGCAGACCAGAGTATGAATGAttccatttctccttcccttgagtCACATACCATCACCCTGCTGAATGACTTAAAATACAGTCCATCAG ATGAAGAAGATGTGACTTACATAGTAGTTAATCAGTTCCAACAAAAGTTTGGTTCTGCT ATGCTGCACATCAAGAAACAGAGTGTCCTGAGTGTAGCAGCTGAAGGAGTTAATTTGTGTCGTCATGGGAAACTCTGTTGGCTTCAG GTGGCAACTAGTAGTCGGGTTTAtttatttgacattttccttttgggaagtCGAGCTTTCAATAATGGACTTCAGATGGTGTTAGAAGATAGGAAGATTTTGAAG GTTATTCATGATTGTCGTTGGCTTTCTGACTGCCTTTCTCACCAGTATGGAATTGTTCTTTCCAATGTATTTGACACACAG GTGGCTGATGTTCTTCAGTTTTCCATGGAAACAGGTGGCTTTCTTCCACATTGCATCAGCACCTTACAGGAGAGCTTAATTCGACACCTTAAAATGTCCCCTAAATGTGTCTCTTTCCTGGATGACAAGCGAAAGATGGTTCAG GAGAATCCTGAAATATGGTTTCTGCGACCTCTTCCACCTTCCTTGTTGAAAGTGCTAGCCCTGGAGACGACGTATTTGTTGCCCCTTCGCTTGTTGCTTCTGGATGAGATGATGTCTGACCTGACCACACTGGTGGATGCATACTTAAATACCTATAGAGAAGGGTCTGGAGATCTGTTAGGAGGCACAGAG CCATCATGTATGGAGCTGCCAGAGGAGTTGCGTCAGCTGATGGATTTCCAGAGACTTCGAAGAGAACGAGCCATGAAAGATTATAAGACAAATGCAGAGGGTCTCCTGGTTAGACCACAGCTaatatatcccaaagaaaaagcaatggaagaagaagggaaacagaaaagcaCTAGAGGTTCTTTGCCTTTTGAAGAAGCCATGCTTCCTAAAGCTTTGGATTTAGAATATCTCAAACCTCAGCAGGCTCAAGAAGACACGTGTTTGcagaaacaagaaacaaaatatgaTGGTAAACAAGTGAGAACAAAACATCAACATTCATCTTCCACAGAGGAGGCAGAAACAGGTGACTCTACCACAAAGACACTCAGTTGCCTTGGCCTACAGGGGTCAAAGGATGTCAAAGTAACTCGGAAGGAACAAACTGATACACCAAAACAGAGTCAATCCAGCATGTCCTTGCAGGAGAAAATAGAGCTGCTGTTGATGGGGGGAAAGGAAGATAATTGA